The Flavobacteriales bacterium genome includes a region encoding these proteins:
- a CDS encoding T9SS type A sorting domain-containing protein translates to MKNTFLTFAALAISAASFGQTVTSFAGKDNVDPTNNYTNSNSTLSETYFYKPEGICWDGNGNMYVTESNKIRLIIGDNIYNRSGRLGDISFSQNYSNGASTAAGYYAPASAVCDASGNVMIVDAENHAVRKLTAFVNIGNQQTASTFAGALPQGGAAGYGTPGYKDATGTNALLNSPKGIAMDANGNMYVTDFLNDCIRKITPAGVVTTLAGQSGSTGSADGSGANARFNSPYGITMFDATTLIVTDYGNSAVRKVNISTGNTTTICGGLGYKDGTLANARFKSPRGVAVVDGLIYVADGTTIRVIDQANGTVSTFAGSGTAAGNSDGVGSAARFTQLYGLAYDGKNGLYVTDHGSHQIKKVTIDNLAPDADFSVSKTDIEINQETTLTDISGGKPATKRKWTVTALDGTTSNVVIVQGDVNADKAITVKFSATGVYKVTLEVTNEYGSDVVTKSNINVSTVGIAEVLASENVTIYPNPVLDNQNLTVRVENRDMVNAQIALFDCQGKVVYQTDDISGSEAQISLPKLSAGMYVLLVSDNGFVASKRLVIE, encoded by the coding sequence ATGAAAAATACATTTTTAACTTTTGCCGCCCTTGCCATTAGTGCAGCTTCCTTTGGTCAAACGGTTACCTCATTTGCAGGTAAAGACAATGTTGACCCCACGAATAACTATACCAATTCCAATTCTACATTAAGTGAAACCTATTTTTACAAACCGGAAGGTATTTGTTGGGATGGAAATGGAAACATGTATGTTACCGAATCCAACAAAATAAGATTAATTATTGGAGACAACATTTACAACCGGAGCGGTAGATTGGGCGATATTTCTTTTTCGCAAAATTATTCAAACGGAGCTTCAACTGCCGCCGGATACTATGCACCAGCATCGGCTGTTTGCGATGCATCTGGCAATGTAATGATTGTGGATGCCGAAAATCATGCTGTAAGAAAATTGACTGCATTCGTAAATATTGGCAATCAGCAAACGGCAAGCACATTTGCAGGAGCACTACCACAAGGAGGTGCTGCCGGATATGGAACTCCGGGTTATAAAGACGCTACAGGTACAAATGCCCTGCTAAACTCGCCAAAAGGAATTGCCATGGATGCAAACGGAAACATGTACGTAACCGATTTTTTAAATGATTGTATCCGAAAAATAACTCCTGCCGGAGTAGTTACAACCCTTGCGGGTCAATCTGGCTCAACAGGAAGTGCTGACGGCAGCGGGGCAAATGCTCGTTTCAATAGTCCTTATGGCATTACTATGTTTGATGCAACAACCTTGATTGTAACTGATTACGGGAACTCTGCGGTAAGAAAAGTGAATATTTCTACTGGAAACACCACCACTATTTGCGGTGGATTGGGATACAAAGACGGAACATTGGCAAATGCTCGATTCAAAAGTCCGAGAGGTGTGGCCGTGGTTGACGGATTGATCTATGTGGCCGATGGAACCACCATTCGGGTGATAGACCAAGCCAACGGAACCGTTAGCACATTTGCAGGTAGCGGAACTGCCGCTGGAAATAGCGACGGCGTGGGTTCTGCTGCAAGATTTACGCAGCTTTACGGATTAGCTTATGATGGCAAAAACGGACTTTATGTTACGGATCATGGTAGTCATCAAATCAAAAAAGTAACCATTGACAACTTAGCTCCGGATGCTGATTTTTCGGTTAGCAAAACAGATATTGAAATTAATCAAGAGACCACACTTACCGATATAAGTGGAGGAAAGCCCGCAACTAAAAGAAAATGGACAGTTACGGCTCTTGATGGAACCACCTCAAACGTGGTGATTGTGCAAGGAGATGTAAATGCCGACAAAGCCATTACCGTTAAATTTTCGGCAACAGGGGTATATAAGGTAACTCTTGAAGTTACAAATGAGTATGGAAGTGATGTGGTAACCAAATCGAACATCAATGTGAGTACCGTTGGTATTGCGGAAGTTCTTGCTTCAGAAAACGTTACCATTTATCCAAATCCGGTTTTAGATAACCAAAATTTGACAGTTCGAGTTGAAAACCGTGATATGGTAAATGCCCAAATAGCATTATTTGATTGTCAAGGTAAGGTAGTTTATCAGACTGACGATATATCTGGTTCAGAAGCACAAATAAGCCTTCCTAAATTGTCAGCAGGAATGTATGTTTTGCTTGTTTCAGACAACGGATTCGTGGCTTCAAAACGTTTGGTTATCGAATAA
- a CDS encoding DNA polymerase III subunit alpha, with product MLINNHTYFSLRYGTFSEEELLQQAQNCGYKSIALTDINNTSVCLNFVRLAQQYGIKPIVGIDFRNGVEQQFVGIAKNNEGFLELNRFLSYHSHNKTTAERKAPHFEHAAVIYPLSQILKHPNVLLKPNEYVGIKWQDLAKIHFWGILRLKGKLVIQQPVTFRNKRDFNIHRLLRAIDNNTLLHKLNAHQQTNEDEIMLHKTKLLDKFKDYPFIVKNTEKLMEECSIHFDFSDKRTSQNKKDYSGNAPQDLELLKKLCNDGLSYRYTHITETIKLRVEKELNMIQQMNFVPFFLINWDIVSYAKHKGYYHVGRGSGANSIVAYLLGITDVDPIELDLYFERFMNLYRANPPDFDIDFSWRDREDVTRYIFERFGKQGQTALLATYNTFKHSGAVRELGKVFGLPNHEIDILSSGKYNYENLDKLSQLTHRYAQYMYGMPNHLSIHAGGILISEKPIHYFSATDLPPKGFATTQFDMVIAEDVGLYKYDILGQRGLGKIKDALHIVKQNKPDAPLVDIHNVKPFIEDKNINQMVSRADCIGCFYVESPAMRMLLKKLEVDTYLGLVAASSIIRPGVAKSGMMREYILRHKNPERRKQANPIMLDLMQDTYGVMVYQEDVIKVAHYVAGLDLGEADVLRRGMSGKFRSREEFQKVQNTFFVNCLKKGYNQQQTTELWKQIESFAGYAFAKGHSASYAIESYQSLYLKHYYPLEYMVATINNGGGFYRSEIYLHEARMKGGIIHPPHINKSSYETTIYGNDIYLGFHFLNGLESNLAYQIVNERRTNGLFQSLDDFINRISVGIEQLDILIRINAFRFTKKNKRNLLWQAHLKLNTKPKIKQNLLFADEQKNLTIPELSSNQLENTFDEIELLGFSLQTPFELLKEKIDNPLLAEDMKHCINKSITLFGYLVTVKNTRTSDGKTMNFGTFLDPSGQWIDTVHFPPIAKKFPFRGKGIYKLHGKVMEEFGFLTLEMEQMEKLPYMVDCRYSIEDGAITQ from the coding sequence ATGCTCATTAACAACCATACCTATTTTTCGCTTCGATATGGCACTTTTTCGGAAGAAGAATTGCTGCAACAAGCACAAAACTGTGGGTATAAAAGCATTGCCCTCACAGATATAAACAACACCTCGGTTTGCTTAAATTTTGTGCGATTAGCTCAGCAATATGGCATAAAACCCATTGTGGGCATTGATTTTAGAAACGGTGTAGAGCAACAGTTTGTGGGCATTGCCAAAAACAATGAGGGGTTTTTAGAGCTAAACCGCTTTTTGTCATATCACTCGCACAACAAAACAACTGCCGAGCGAAAAGCCCCTCATTTTGAACATGCTGCCGTTATATACCCGCTTTCGCAGATTTTAAAACACCCCAATGTATTGCTAAAACCAAACGAATATGTGGGCATAAAATGGCAGGATTTAGCCAAAATTCATTTTTGGGGCATACTTCGGTTAAAGGGTAAATTGGTAATTCAACAACCCGTAACGTTTAGAAACAAACGCGATTTTAACATTCATAGGCTGCTACGAGCCATAGACAACAACACACTGCTACACAAGTTAAATGCCCACCAACAAACCAACGAAGATGAAATAATGCTTCATAAAACGAAGCTTTTAGACAAATTTAAAGACTACCCGTTTATTGTTAAAAACACCGAAAAATTAATGGAAGAGTGCAGCATCCATTTTGATTTTTCGGATAAACGAACATCTCAAAATAAAAAAGACTACAGTGGCAATGCACCTCAAGATTTAGAATTGCTCAAAAAACTGTGTAATGACGGGCTTTCTTACCGCTACACACACATTACAGAAACCATAAAATTGAGGGTTGAAAAAGAGTTGAATATGATTCAACAAATGAATTTTGTTCCTTTTTTTCTGATAAACTGGGATATTGTGAGTTATGCCAAGCACAAAGGCTACTACCACGTGGGGCGAGGCAGCGGAGCCAACAGCATTGTGGCTTATTTGTTGGGGATAACCGACGTGGACCCCATTGAGCTTGACTTGTATTTTGAACGTTTCATGAACCTTTATAGAGCCAATCCGCCCGATTTTGACATTGATTTTAGCTGGCGTGACCGCGAAGATGTGACCCGATATATTTTTGAAAGATTCGGAAAACAAGGACAAACTGCTCTTTTAGCCACCTACAATACCTTTAAACACAGCGGTGCCGTGCGAGAATTGGGTAAAGTTTTTGGCCTTCCAAACCACGAAATAGACATACTTAGTTCGGGAAAATACAACTACGAAAACCTCGACAAACTATCGCAACTCACCCACCGATATGCCCAATATATGTATGGCATGCCCAATCATCTCAGCATACACGCCGGAGGTATTTTAATTTCAGAAAAACCCATTCATTACTTCTCGGCTACCGATTTGCCACCCAAAGGCTTTGCCACCACCCAATTTGATATGGTTATAGCCGAAGATGTGGGATTGTATAAATACGACATTTTAGGTCAGCGAGGATTGGGCAAAATAAAAGATGCTTTGCACATTGTAAAACAAAATAAACCAGACGCTCCGTTAGTTGATATACACAACGTAAAACCCTTTATTGAGGATAAAAACATCAACCAAATGGTGAGCCGAGCTGATTGTATTGGGTGTTTTTATGTAGAATCTCCGGCCATGCGTATGTTATTAAAAAAACTGGAAGTTGATACCTACTTAGGTTTGGTGGCTGCTAGCTCCATTATTAGACCCGGTGTGGCCAAAAGCGGCATGATGCGAGAATATATTTTGAGGCACAAAAACCCCGAACGTCGCAAACAAGCCAACCCCATAATGCTTGATTTGATGCAAGATACTTATGGAGTAATGGTGTATCAGGAAGATGTGATAAAAGTGGCACATTATGTGGCCGGACTTGATTTGGGCGAAGCCGATGTGTTGCGAAGAGGTATGAGTGGTAAATTCCGATCTCGGGAAGAGTTTCAAAAAGTGCAGAACACATTTTTTGTCAATTGCCTAAAAAAAGGATACAACCAACAACAAACCACCGAACTTTGGAAACAAATAGAAAGTTTTGCCGGATATGCCTTTGCCAAAGGACATTCGGCCAGTTATGCTATAGAAAGCTACCAAAGTTTGTATCTAAAACACTACTATCCGCTGGAATATATGGTGGCCACCATAAACAACGGAGGCGGCTTTTATCGGTCAGAAATATATCTGCACGAAGCCCGAATGAAAGGGGGAATTATTCATCCGCCACATATCAACAAAAGCAGTTACGAAACCACCATTTATGGCAATGATATTTATTTGGGCTTTCATTTTTTGAATGGTTTAGAAAGCAACTTAGCCTATCAAATTGTGAACGAACGCCGAACCAATGGACTTTTTCAATCGCTTGATGATTTTATAAACCGAATATCGGTGGGCATTGAGCAATTAGATATTTTGATTCGGATAAATGCGTTTCGATTTACCAAAAAAAATAAACGAAACCTACTGTGGCAGGCTCACTTAAAACTCAACACAAAACCAAAGATTAAACAAAATTTGCTGTTTGCTGATGAACAAAAGAACTTGACCATTCCTGAGCTTTCATCAAACCAGCTAGAAAACACTTTTGATGAGATAGAACTTTTAGGATTTTCGCTGCAAACTCCTTTTGAGTTGTTAAAAGAAAAAATAGATAACCCACTATTGGCCGAAGACATGAAACATTGCATAAACAAAAGCATAACCCTATTTGGCTATTTGGTGACTGTAAAAAACACACGCACTTCTGATGGAAAAACAATGAATTTTGGCACCTTCCTCGACCCTTCCGGTCAATGGATTGACACAGTTCATTTTCCGCCCATAGCCAAAAAATTTCCCTTTAGAGGCAAAGGAATTTACAAGCTACACGGCAAAGTGATGGAGGAATTTGGCTTTTTAACCCTCGAAATGGAACAAATGGAAAAATTGCCATATATGGTAGATTGTAGATACAGCATTGAAGATGGGGCAATAACGCAGTAA
- the dinB gene encoding DNA polymerase IV has translation MSRNILHMDLDTFFVACERLLDSRLNGKPILVGGTGDRGVVSAASYEARFFGAHSGMPMKMARMLCPEAIVIKGNAGTYTKFSKMVTDILKESVPLLEKASVDEFYADLTGMDKFFGTYKFASELRQKITRETGLPISFGLSSNKTVSKVATNEAKPNNQLKIDFGTEKTFLAPLSIKKIPMIGEKTFQRLCNLGLKQVWNIQQMPIEAMENVFGKSGIVIWEKANGIDNRPIIEYHERKSVSNERTFGKDTTDIQKLRTTVAAMAENLAYLLRKGNKITSCITVKIRYSDFNTYTKQLKIPYTSADHILIPKTLEMFERLYEKRLLIRLVGVRYSDLTGGSYQISLFDDVAKTANLYHAMDAIRNRFGSRTIMRANTLGAKTIGSDFNPFNGEPPIVLAHRTQ, from the coding sequence ATGAGCAGGAATATTTTGCACATGGATTTGGACACGTTTTTTGTGGCTTGCGAACGATTGCTCGATAGCAGATTAAACGGAAAACCAATACTGGTGGGCGGTACCGGCGATAGAGGCGTGGTTTCTGCTGCCAGCTATGAAGCTCGGTTTTTTGGTGCACACTCGGGTATGCCCATGAAAATGGCTCGAATGCTCTGCCCCGAAGCCATTGTGATTAAAGGAAATGCCGGCACATACACCAAATTTTCGAAAATGGTGACTGACATTTTAAAAGAAAGTGTGCCGCTGCTTGAAAAAGCCAGTGTTGACGAGTTTTACGCCGACTTGACGGGTATGGACAAATTTTTTGGCACCTACAAATTTGCCTCTGAGCTACGCCAAAAAATTACTCGCGAAACGGGTTTGCCCATTTCTTTTGGCTTGTCGTCCAACAAAACCGTTTCGAAAGTGGCCACCAACGAGGCAAAACCCAACAACCAACTAAAAATAGATTTTGGCACTGAAAAAACGTTTTTGGCACCGCTTTCTATAAAAAAAATACCCATGATAGGCGAAAAAACTTTTCAGCGGCTGTGCAATTTGGGATTAAAACAAGTATGGAACATCCAACAAATGCCCATAGAAGCAATGGAAAATGTGTTTGGCAAAAGCGGAATTGTAATCTGGGAAAAAGCCAACGGCATTGACAACCGCCCTATTATTGAATATCACGAACGAAAGTCGGTGTCGAACGAACGAACGTTTGGCAAAGACACTACCGACATTCAAAAACTGCGAACAACGGTGGCTGCCATGGCCGAAAACTTGGCCTATCTGCTCCGAAAAGGAAATAAAATAACCTCGTGTATTACCGTAAAAATTCGGTATTCAGACTTTAATACATACACCAAACAGTTAAAAATTCCCTATACATCTGCCGACCATATTTTGATTCCGAAAACGTTGGAAATGTTTGAGCGGCTCTACGAAAAACGTTTATTGATTCGTTTGGTGGGCGTTCGATACAGCGATTTAACCGGTGGCAGCTATCAAATTTCGTTGTTTGATGATGTGGCCAAAACCGCCAATTTGTATCATGCCATGGATGCCATTCGCAACCGATTTGGCAGCCGCACCATTATGCGGGCAAACACACTTGGGGCAAAAACCATTGGCAGCGATTTTAACCCTTTTAATGGAGAACCACCCATAGTGCTGGCTCACAGAACACAGTAA
- a CDS encoding phage Gp37/Gp68 family protein encodes MAQSSIEWTEMTWNPTTGCDKISAGCKFCYAEVMSKRLQAMGVEKYKNNFEIAIHEDELETPYTWKKPRVVFVNSMSDLFHKDVPIEFIKKVFKVMKDNPQHVFQVLTKRADILRYYDSEGWLEWTHNIWMGVSVENSKVTKRIDLLRETRARVKFLSCEPLIGAIQNMNLKGIDWVIVGGESGRKPRPMKEEWVTDIKNQCLEADVSFFFKQWGGTNKKKTGRLLEGKTWDEMPEIELYENA; translated from the coding sequence ATGGCACAATCGAGCATAGAATGGACTGAAATGACTTGGAATCCAACAACAGGTTGCGACAAGATTTCGGCAGGATGTAAATTCTGTTATGCAGAAGTTATGTCAAAGCGTTTACAAGCTATGGGCGTTGAGAAGTATAAAAACAATTTTGAGATTGCCATTCACGAAGATGAATTGGAAACACCTTATACCTGGAAGAAACCAAGAGTTGTTTTTGTTAACTCTATGAGTGACCTATTTCACAAAGACGTTCCAATTGAATTTATTAAGAAGGTGTTTAAAGTTATGAAAGACAACCCCCAACACGTTTTTCAAGTGCTGACTAAAAGAGCCGACATACTGAGATATTATGACAGTGAAGGGTGGCTAGAATGGACACATAATATTTGGATGGGTGTCTCTGTAGAAAATAGTAAAGTAACAAAGCGTATTGACCTTTTACGAGAGACTAGAGCAAGAGTAAAATTTCTTTCTTGTGAGCCTTTAATTGGAGCAATCCAAAATATGAACTTGAAAGGAATAGATTGGGTAATTGTTGGAGGAGAAAGTGGAAGAAAACCAAGACCTATGAAAGAAGAATGGGTAACAGATATAAAAAATCAGTGTTTGGAGGCTGACGTTTCTTTTTTCTTTAAGCAATGGGGCGGGACAAACAAAAAGAAAACAGGACGACTGTTAGAAGGAAAGACTTGGGACGAAATGCCTGAAATTGAACTTTATGAAAATGCATGA